Proteins from a genomic interval of Halomonas alkaliantarctica:
- a CDS encoding HP0495 family protein, which translates to MKKGAPQGLRDLRQPAVQEPPKITFPCDYSLKVVGDAAEDFPACVCQVIVRHAPDFDATTMQVVDSRNGRFQSVRVVIRASGEQHIKELFEELKATGRVHMVV; encoded by the coding sequence ATGAAAAAAGGTGCTCCTCAAGGGTTGCGTGATTTACGCCAACCGGCGGTGCAAGAGCCGCCTAAAATCACTTTTCCTTGTGATTACTCGTTAAAAGTCGTCGGTGATGCCGCCGAGGACTTTCCTGCCTGTGTATGTCAGGTGATTGTGCGCCATGCCCCTGATTTTGATGCGACGACCATGCAGGTGGTTGACAGCCGCAACGGTCGTTTTCAATCGGTGCGTGTGGTAATTAGGGCGTCCGGAGAGCAGCATATTAAAGAGCTGTTTGAGGAGCTCAAGGCCACCGGCCGTGTGCATATGGTGGTGTGA
- a CDS encoding D-alanyl-D-alanine carboxypeptidase family protein, whose amino-acid sequence MNVFTSIGRSARLCLFAAMVTVAVPASAQSVPQPAVPQPQTIIPSAPQLAASSWILLDANSGRILAEHNSDERLPPASLTKLMTAYLVERELNRGTIKLTDMVNISENAWRTGGSKMFIEVGDQVSVDNLLHGIIIVSGNDASVAMAEHLAGGEAPFADLMNQHATRLGMDNTNFQNATGLPAENHYSTAHDLARLSRHIINDYPDHYEIYSQRTFSYGGIDQPNRNRLLWRDPSVDGLKTGWTTEAGFCLVSSAKREDMRLISVVMGTNSDEARAQETQKLLSYGFRFFETMKLYERGAVLATPRVWGGDINELRVGVDEEVFMTLPRNRNEELRARLNLDTDLQAPIAIGDEVGTLEVHLGDEVVGERRLVALENIEEGGLFKRLFDQVQRFFSNLISNFTD is encoded by the coding sequence ATGAACGTGTTTACATCCATTGGTCGTTCTGCACGGCTGTGCCTTTTTGCTGCCATGGTCACAGTTGCCGTACCTGCCAGTGCCCAATCAGTTCCGCAACCAGCAGTTCCGCAGCCGCAGACCATTATTCCTTCAGCCCCTCAGTTAGCGGCAAGTTCGTGGATTCTGTTGGATGCTAATAGTGGCCGTATCTTGGCCGAGCATAATTCCGATGAACGTCTGCCTCCGGCGAGTTTGACAAAACTAATGACCGCCTACTTGGTCGAGCGTGAGCTAAATCGTGGCACCATCAAGCTCACTGATATGGTTAATATTAGTGAGAACGCTTGGCGTACCGGCGGCTCGAAAATGTTTATTGAGGTAGGTGATCAGGTTTCAGTTGATAACCTGCTTCATGGAATCATTATTGTGTCGGGTAACGATGCCAGTGTCGCCATGGCAGAGCATTTGGCGGGTGGCGAGGCCCCCTTTGCCGACCTGATGAACCAGCATGCCACGCGGTTGGGCATGGATAACACCAATTTCCAGAACGCTACTGGGCTGCCGGCTGAAAATCACTACTCAACGGCCCATGATCTTGCGCGGTTATCCCGGCATATTATTAATGATTACCCCGACCACTACGAAATCTACTCCCAGCGCACTTTCTCTTATGGCGGTATTGATCAGCCCAACCGTAACCGTTTGTTGTGGCGCGACCCGTCAGTAGATGGTCTGAAAACTGGCTGGACAACAGAAGCAGGCTTCTGCCTAGTGTCATCGGCAAAGCGTGAAGATATGCGCTTGATTTCAGTGGTGATGGGCACCAATTCTGACGAAGCACGCGCGCAGGAAACCCAAAAGCTACTTAGCTACGGTTTCCGCTTCTTTGAGACCATGAAGCTCTATGAGCGTGGTGCCGTGCTGGCAACGCCGCGGGTTTGGGGTGGCGATATCAATGAGCTACGCGTCGGTGTTGATGAAGAGGTCTTTATGACGCTGCCGCGCAACCGCAACGAAGAGCTGCGCGCACGGCTAAACCTCGACACAGACCTTCAGGCTCCGATTGCCATTGGCGATGAGGTCGGGACGCTGGAAGTTCATTTGGGTGACGAAGTGGTCGGTGAACGCCGCCTAGTGGCGCTGGAAAACATCGAAGAGGGTGGACTCTTTAAACGCTTGTTCGATCAAGTGCAGCGCTTCTTTAGTAATCTGATTAGTAATTTTACGGATTAA